A genomic region of Saccopteryx bilineata isolate mSacBil1 chromosome 1, mSacBil1_pri_phased_curated, whole genome shotgun sequence contains the following coding sequences:
- the SDHAF4 gene encoding succinate dehydrogenase assembly factor 4, mitochondrial, with the protein MTVAGLAGFLGRRAPATAWRAARSSLLCHSLRKTSSSQGGKSEPIKQPLKKPKLPEGRFDAPEDAHVEQEPLTKFPDDINPVTKEKGGPRGPEPTRYGDWERKGRCIDF; encoded by the exons ATGACCGTAGCCGGGCTCGCCGGGTTTCTTGGTCGCCGCGCTCCGGCCACAGCGTGGAGAGCCGCAA GATCCTCTCTTCTGTGCCATTCTTTGAGGAAAACAAGTTCTTCTCAAGGAGGAAAGTCCGAGCCTATCAAACAACCCCTTAAGAAGCCAAAGTTACCAGAAGGTCGTTTTGATGCGCCAGAAGATGCCCATGTAGAGCAAGAGCCGCTGACAA AATTTCCAGATGATATTAATCCTGTTACCAAAGAAAAAGGTGGACCCAGGGGCCCAGAACCTACCCGATATGGAGATTGGGAACGAAAAGGACGCTGTATTGATTTTTAA